From the Hymenobacter yonginensis genome, one window contains:
- a CDS encoding sensor histidine kinase, whose translation MPTWLVIGFSFGYLALLFGVAYAAERRAGSARRSLVSNPYVYALSMAVYCTAWTYYGSVGRAAYFGLEFVGIYLGPTLMAPMAWLVLRKIIRICRLQRLTSIADFISARYGKSAWLGALVTVVCVLGVVPYISLQIKAIAASFDILTGGGGTLHAAGSVGVSSAFATTVALAFFTVIFGVRSIEATERHEGMVLAVALESLVKLVAFLAAGLFVTYGLFDGFADVFERAAKVPDLSRLFTLQGAGTGGSQWLTLLLLSMSAILLLPRQFQVAVVENVNENHLRKAMWLFPLYLIVINLFVLPLAFGGRLLDGAGQLDADTFVLALPLQAGRPWLALLIYLGGLSAASSMIIVETIALSVMMSNHLLMPLLVRVPAARAEGPRWFAYLGQVALHSRRLAVVLVLLLAYGYYVEVSHLLPLVNIGLVSFAAVAQFVPVVLGGLYWKGGTRQGATAGILAGFVVWFYTLVLPTLVGPELLPDTVLREGLFGLHWLRPFALFHLEGLDYLSHGLFWSWFFNLALYVGVSLRRQPTDLELHQADVFVDVFRHGAGFEGRAGWQGVAALPDVRALLAGFLGKKRTNQALRAFEERFPDAHAPETDGTPAPPQADPRLLAYAEKLLAGSIGPASARLLLRSSVGVEDISFDNVVGILRESQQLLEANRQLQKQQRQLQRLTQELQAAYDQLQELDQHKDEFLYTVTHELRTPLTSIRALSEILTDNPDLEEEEQHRFLLTITKESERLSRLITLVLDLEKYESGKATLEKAPVDVADVITDALEAIGQLMRAKHIHLDLAVPPGLPPLSGDRDRLMQVLVNLLSNAVKSCRADGDGRILVSVETPADCLRITVQDNGKGIDPAFHQLIFDKFFQARNQTMRKPEGSGLGLAITKKIVELHAGRIWVESAPEQGARFSFELPVV comes from the coding sequence ATGCCCACCTGGCTCGTCATTGGCTTTTCGTTTGGCTACCTCGCTCTGTTGTTTGGGGTGGCGTATGCGGCGGAGCGACGGGCTGGTTCGGCGCGGCGGAGCCTGGTGAGCAACCCCTACGTGTACGCCCTGAGCATGGCCGTGTACTGTACTGCCTGGACGTACTATGGCTCGGTGGGGCGGGCCGCGTACTTCGGGCTGGAGTTCGTGGGCATCTACCTCGGGCCCACGCTCATGGCCCCGATGGCGTGGCTGGTGCTGCGCAAAATCATCCGCATCTGCCGGCTGCAGCGCCTCACCTCCATTGCCGACTTCATCTCGGCGCGCTACGGCAAAAGCGCCTGGCTGGGCGCCCTCGTGACGGTGGTGTGCGTGCTGGGCGTGGTACCCTATATTTCGCTGCAGATCAAGGCTATTGCCGCCTCCTTTGATATTCTGACCGGGGGCGGCGGCACGCTGCATGCGGCGGGCAGCGTGGGGGTGTCGTCGGCGTTTGCTACTACGGTGGCGCTGGCGTTTTTCACCGTCATTTTCGGGGTCCGCTCCATCGAAGCCACCGAGCGGCATGAGGGCATGGTGCTGGCTGTGGCTTTGGAAAGCCTCGTGAAGCTGGTGGCGTTTCTGGCGGCTGGCCTGTTCGTTACCTACGGCCTGTTTGATGGCTTTGCCGATGTGTTTGAGCGGGCCGCCAAAGTGCCTGATTTGAGCCGGCTGTTTACGCTGCAGGGCGCTGGCACCGGCGGCAGCCAGTGGCTCACGCTGCTGCTGCTGAGCATGTCGGCCATTCTGCTGCTGCCGCGGCAGTTTCAGGTGGCGGTGGTGGAAAACGTCAACGAAAACCACCTGCGCAAGGCCATGTGGCTGTTTCCGCTCTACCTCATCGTCATCAACCTGTTTGTGCTGCCGCTGGCCTTTGGCGGGCGCCTGCTCGACGGGGCCGGCCAGCTCGATGCCGACACGTTTGTGCTGGCGCTGCCGCTGCAGGCGGGCCGGCCGTGGCTGGCGCTGCTCATCTACCTGGGCGGGCTGTCGGCGGCCAGCAGCATGATCATCGTGGAAACCATTGCGCTGAGCGTGATGATGAGCAACCACCTGCTGATGCCGCTGCTGGTGCGGGTGCCGGCCGCCCGCGCCGAGGGGCCGCGCTGGTTTGCCTACCTGGGCCAGGTGGCGCTGCACAGCCGCCGGCTGGCCGTGGTGCTGGTGCTGCTGCTGGCCTACGGCTACTACGTGGAAGTCAGCCACCTGCTGCCGCTGGTGAACATCGGGCTGGTGTCGTTTGCGGCGGTGGCGCAGTTTGTGCCGGTGGTGCTGGGCGGCCTCTACTGGAAGGGCGGCACCCGGCAGGGCGCCACGGCGGGCATTCTGGCGGGCTTCGTGGTGTGGTTCTACACGCTGGTGCTGCCCACGCTGGTCGGGCCGGAGCTGCTGCCCGACACCGTGCTGCGCGAGGGGCTGTTTGGCTTGCACTGGCTGCGGCCGTTTGCCTTGTTCCACCTCGAAGGTCTCGATTACCTGTCGCACGGGCTGTTCTGGAGCTGGTTTTTCAACCTGGCGCTGTACGTGGGGGTGTCGCTCCGGCGCCAGCCCACCGACCTGGAGCTGCACCAGGCCGACGTGTTCGTGGACGTGTTCCGGCACGGCGCCGGCTTCGAGGGGCGCGCCGGCTGGCAGGGCGTGGCGGCTTTGCCCGACGTGCGGGCGCTGCTGGCTGGCTTCCTCGGGAAGAAGCGCACCAACCAGGCGCTGCGGGCCTTCGAGGAGCGGTTTCCGGATGCCCACGCGCCCGAAACCGACGGCACACCCGCTCCGCCCCAGGCCGATCCGCGCCTGCTGGCCTACGCCGAAAAGCTGCTGGCCGGCAGCATCGGGCCGGCGTCGGCGCGGCTGCTGCTGCGCTCGTCGGTAGGAGTGGAGGACATCAGCTTCGACAACGTAGTGGGCATCCTGCGCGAAAGCCAGCAGCTGCTGGAAGCCAACCGCCAGCTGCAGAAGCAGCAGCGGCAGCTGCAGCGCCTTACGCAGGAACTGCAGGCCGCCTACGACCAGCTGCAGGAGCTGGATCAGCACAAAGACGAGTTCCTTTACACCGTTACGCACGAGCTGCGCACGCCGCTCACCAGCATCCGGGCGCTGTCGGAAATCCTCACCGACAACCCCGACCTGGAAGAAGAGGAGCAGCACCGGTTTCTGCTCACCATCACCAAGGAGTCGGAGCGCCTGAGCCGCCTGATTACGTTGGTGCTGGACCTGGAAAAGTACGAGTCGGGCAAGGCCACGCTGGAAAAGGCCCCGGTGGACGTGGCCGACGTCATCACCGACGCGCTGGAAGCCATTGGCCAGCTCATGCGCGCCAAGCACATCCACCTCGACCTGGCCGTGCCACCCGGTTTGCCGCCCCTTTCCGGCGACCGGGACCGGCTGATGCAGGTGCTGGTGAACCTGCTCTCCAACGCCGTTAAGTCGTGCCGCGCCGATGGCGACGGCCGCATCCTAGTGAGCGTGGAAACCCCCGCCGACTGTCTGCGCATCACGGTGCAGGACAACGGCAAGGGTATCGACCCGGCGTTTCACCAACTCATCTTCGACAAGTTCTTCCAGGCCCGCAACCAGACCATGCGCAAGCCCGAGGGCTCGGGCCTGGGCTTGGCCATCACCAAGAAAATAGTGGAGCTGCACGCCGGCCGCATCTGGGTGGAAAGCGCCCCGGAGCAGGGCGCGCGGTTCTCGTTTGAATTGCCGGTTGTATGA
- a CDS encoding glycerol-3-phosphate dehydrogenase/oxidase — MHCFTRETHLTQLAETPVWDVLIIGGGATGLGVAVDAASRGYRILLLERTDFAQGTSSRSTKLVHGGVRYLAQGQVGLVREALRERARLLRNAPHLAYRQAFVIPCYRWWERPWYLLGLKLYDLLAGRRGIGGAHLLSAAEAAQHLPGVQPAGLRGGVRYFDGQFDDARLALTLARTAADHGATVLNYMAVTGLQKDATGRVCGATAHDQETGRTYTLQANVVVNATGVFVDEVLRLDTPAAAPLVRPSQGVHVVLPADFLPGPEALMIPQTPDGRVLFAVPWLGRVVVGTTDTLVPQATLEPLAQAEEIRFILETAGRYLTRPPQLHDVLSIWAGLRPLAAPTQAGAATKEISRSHKLLVSASGLLTITGGKWTTYRQMAEDVVDRAQQLGSLPVQACRTAVLPLHGAPASNLPLPNAALSAYGSDAAALQQLLAENPAWAAPVAPGFPYVWAEVVWAARHEMARTVADVLARRLRLLFLDARAALAAAPAVVQLLATELGHSDVWEQQQLAEFRELAAGYLTP; from the coding sequence ATGCACTGCTTCACCCGCGAAACTCACCTCACTCAACTCGCTGAAACGCCGGTCTGGGACGTGCTCATCATCGGGGGCGGGGCCACGGGGCTGGGCGTGGCTGTGGATGCCGCCAGCCGCGGCTACCGCATCCTGCTGCTGGAGCGCACAGATTTTGCCCAGGGTACCAGCAGCCGCAGCACCAAGCTGGTGCACGGCGGCGTGCGCTACCTGGCGCAGGGACAGGTGGGGCTGGTGCGCGAGGCCCTGCGCGAACGGGCCCGGCTGCTGCGCAACGCGCCCCACTTGGCGTACCGCCAAGCCTTCGTGATTCCGTGCTACCGGTGGTGGGAGCGGCCCTGGTACCTGCTGGGGCTGAAGCTCTACGATCTGCTGGCCGGCCGCCGGGGCATTGGCGGGGCCCACCTGCTGAGTGCGGCCGAAGCTGCCCAACACCTGCCGGGCGTGCAGCCCGCGGGACTGCGCGGCGGCGTGCGCTACTTCGATGGGCAGTTCGACGATGCCCGCCTGGCCCTCACGCTGGCCCGCACCGCCGCCGACCACGGCGCCACCGTACTCAACTACATGGCCGTAACCGGGCTGCAGAAAGACGCCACCGGCCGCGTGTGTGGCGCCACCGCCCACGACCAGGAAACGGGCCGCACCTATACGCTGCAGGCCAACGTGGTAGTGAATGCCACCGGCGTATTCGTGGATGAAGTGCTGCGCCTCGACACGCCCGCCGCCGCGCCGCTGGTGCGCCCCAGCCAGGGCGTACACGTAGTGCTGCCCGCCGATTTTCTGCCCGGCCCCGAGGCCCTCATGATTCCACAGACGCCCGACGGCCGGGTGCTGTTTGCGGTACCGTGGCTGGGCCGCGTGGTGGTAGGCACCACCGATACGCTGGTGCCGCAGGCCACATTAGAGCCCCTAGCCCAGGCCGAAGAAATCCGCTTCATTCTCGAAACCGCCGGCCGCTACCTCACGCGCCCGCCGCAACTCCACGACGTGCTCAGCATCTGGGCCGGCCTGCGCCCGCTGGCCGCACCCACGCAGGCTGGGGCCGCCACCAAGGAAATTTCGCGCAGCCACAAGCTGCTGGTATCTGCCTCGGGGCTGCTCACTATCACGGGCGGCAAATGGACCACCTACCGCCAGATGGCCGAGGACGTAGTGGACCGTGCTCAGCAACTGGGAAGCTTGCCCGTGCAGGCCTGCCGCACCGCCGTATTGCCCCTGCATGGTGCTCCCGCCTCCAACCTGCCACTGCCCAATGCGGCGCTGTCCGCGTACGGCTCCGACGCCGCCGCGCTGCAGCAGCTACTGGCCGAAAACCCAGCCTGGGCGGCGCCAGTAGCGCCCGGTTTCCCCTATGTATGGGCAGAAGTAGTGTGGGCCGCCCGCCACGAAATGGCACGCACCGTAGCCGATGTGCTGGCCCGCCGTCTGCGGCTGTTGTTTCTGGATGCCCGCGCCGCGCTGGCTGCCGCTCCGGCGGTAGTGCAGCTGCTGGCCACCGAGCTGGGGCATTCCGACGTCTGGGAGCAGCAGCAGTTGGCGGAGTTCCGGGAGCTGGCGGCCGGGTACCTCACCCCCTAG
- the fahA gene encoding fumarylacetoacetase: MANPNDPSLHSWIDIAPGSDFPIQNLPFGVFETEERGPRLGVAIGEYVLDLYAVAQFGFFEDLELGAKMPKVFRRRSLNQFIALGRPAWRAVRQRVSELLRHDSTALRSDEVMRECLLRQTEVQMLRPVKPHNYTDFYSSIEHATNVGIMFRDPANALLPNWRHIPIGYHGRASSIVVSGTDIRRPNGQRKAPDAAAPTFGPSQQLDFELEVGFIVGKGTHLGDTVPIQYAEEHIFGLVLFNDWSARDIQSWEYVPLGPFLGKSFGSSVSPWVVTLDALEPFRVAGPVQEPEPLLYLRQPGQHNFDVNLEVALQPENGPETTISRSNFGLMYWSMAQQLTHHASNGCNLQVGDLYASGTISGPTPDSLGSMLELAWRGTRPLPLADGSERKFLLDGDTITMRGYCEKDGLRIGFGEVTGKVLPAPVV; encoded by the coding sequence ATGGCCAACCCCAACGACCCTTCCCTGCACTCCTGGATTGATATTGCCCCCGGCAGCGACTTTCCCATTCAGAACCTGCCCTTCGGCGTGTTCGAGACGGAGGAACGGGGCCCACGGCTGGGCGTAGCCATTGGCGAGTACGTGCTGGATTTGTACGCCGTGGCGCAGTTCGGCTTTTTCGAGGATCTGGAGCTGGGCGCGAAGATGCCCAAGGTGTTCCGCCGCCGCTCGCTCAACCAGTTCATTGCCCTGGGCCGGCCGGCGTGGCGGGCCGTGCGTCAGCGCGTCTCGGAGCTACTGCGCCACGACAGCACCGCCCTCCGCTCGGATGAGGTGATGCGCGAGTGCCTGCTGCGCCAGACGGAGGTGCAGATGCTGCGCCCCGTGAAGCCCCATAACTACACCGATTTCTACAGCAGCATCGAGCACGCCACCAACGTGGGCATCATGTTCCGCGACCCGGCCAACGCGTTGCTGCCCAACTGGCGCCACATCCCCATCGGCTACCACGGCCGGGCCAGCAGCATCGTGGTGAGCGGCACCGATATCCGCCGCCCCAACGGCCAGCGTAAGGCCCCCGATGCCGCCGCCCCCACCTTCGGCCCCTCGCAGCAGCTAGATTTCGAGCTGGAAGTGGGCTTCATCGTGGGCAAGGGCACGCACCTGGGCGACACGGTACCGATTCAGTACGCCGAGGAGCACATCTTCGGGCTGGTGCTGTTCAACGACTGGAGCGCGCGCGACATTCAAAGCTGGGAGTACGTGCCGCTGGGGCCGTTCCTGGGCAAGAGCTTCGGCAGCAGCGTATCGCCGTGGGTAGTGACGCTGGATGCGCTGGAGCCGTTCCGGGTGGCCGGCCCCGTGCAGGAGCCCGAGCCGCTGCTGTACCTACGTCAGCCCGGCCAGCACAACTTCGATGTAAACCTGGAAGTGGCTTTGCAGCCCGAAAACGGCCCCGAAACCACCATTTCCCGCTCCAACTTCGGGCTCATGTATTGGAGCATGGCCCAGCAGCTCACCCACCACGCCTCCAACGGCTGCAACCTGCAGGTCGGCGACCTGTACGCCTCGGGCACCATCTCGGGCCCCACGCCCGATTCGCTGGGCTCGATGCTGGAGCTGGCCTGGCGCGGTACCCGCCCCCTGCCCCTGGCCGACGGCTCGGAGCGCAAATTTCTGCTCGACGGCGACACTATAACCATGCGCGGCTACTGCGAAAAAGACGGCCTGCGCATCGGTTTCGGGGAGGTGACGGGCAAGGTGCTGCCGGCTCCGGTGGTGTAG
- a CDS encoding propionyl-CoA synthetase: MTYSAEYAASLQDPEAFWSAQAQQLHWFRQPPRPVLSQAPDTGFYRWFRGGQLNTSWLCLDYHVENGRADQPALLYDSPVTGTVRCYTYRELLDLTSRFAGGLRQLGVQRGDRVIIYMPNMPEAVVAMLACARLGAVHSVVFGGFAPHELAVRIDDAQPRVIVCASAGMEVTMPIPYKPLVDAAISKATHKPAHVVVLQRDFCAAEMQAPRDVDYRTLLEAAPVPAVPLDATAPLYILYTSGTTGKPKGVVRDNGGHAVALKYSMSAIYDVQPGENFWAASDLGWAVGHSYIVYGPLLHGCTTVLFEGKPVRTPDAGTFWRIIQDYQVRVLFTAPTAIRAIKKEDPSGQLAGKYDLSSLRHLFVAGERCDPATYDWAGATLGVPVVDHWWQTESGWPMLATLVGLPDMPGPRAGSAGHPVPGYDVQILDEAGLPVPRGTTGLVAVRLPLPPGCLPTLWHDDARFQRSYLDTFPGYYLSGDGGYRDAEGYLYIMGRVDDVMNVAGHRLSTGEMEELLAAHPAVAECAVLGIACELRGQVPVGLVVLKDGQTLPETQLEQELVRLIREQIGAVACFRHAAVVARLPKTRSGKILRKTLRQLADGEDCPIPSTIDDPAILDEIREVLRRRQIGQAFENPAAIS; encoded by the coding sequence ATGACTTACTCTGCCGAATACGCCGCCAGCCTCCAGGACCCCGAAGCTTTCTGGTCCGCGCAGGCGCAGCAGCTGCACTGGTTCCGGCAGCCGCCCCGGCCGGTGCTCAGCCAGGCCCCCGATACCGGGTTCTACCGCTGGTTTCGGGGCGGGCAGCTCAATACCAGCTGGCTCTGCCTGGACTACCACGTAGAAAACGGCCGCGCCGACCAGCCGGCCCTGCTTTACGATTCGCCCGTGACCGGTACCGTGCGCTGCTACACCTACCGCGAGCTGCTGGACCTCACCAGCCGCTTTGCCGGCGGCCTGCGCCAGCTGGGCGTGCAGCGCGGCGACCGGGTCATCATCTACATGCCCAATATGCCCGAGGCGGTGGTGGCCATGCTGGCCTGCGCCCGGCTGGGGGCGGTGCATTCGGTGGTGTTTGGCGGCTTTGCGCCCCACGAGCTGGCCGTGCGCATTGACGATGCCCAGCCCCGCGTTATCGTCTGCGCTTCGGCGGGCATGGAAGTCACGATGCCCATTCCCTACAAGCCCCTCGTGGATGCCGCCATCAGCAAGGCCACCCACAAACCCGCCCATGTGGTGGTGCTGCAGCGCGACTTCTGCGCGGCGGAAATGCAGGCTCCGCGCGACGTGGACTACCGCACGCTGCTAGAGGCGGCCCCCGTGCCGGCCGTGCCGCTCGACGCCACCGCCCCGCTCTACATCCTCTACACCAGCGGCACCACCGGCAAGCCCAAAGGCGTGGTGCGCGACAACGGCGGCCACGCTGTAGCCCTGAAGTACAGCATGAGCGCCATTTATGACGTGCAGCCCGGCGAAAACTTCTGGGCCGCCTCCGACCTGGGCTGGGCCGTGGGCCACAGCTACATCGTGTACGGGCCGCTGCTGCACGGCTGCACCACGGTGCTGTTTGAGGGCAAGCCCGTACGCACGCCCGACGCCGGCACGTTTTGGCGCATCATCCAGGACTATCAGGTGCGGGTGCTGTTTACGGCGCCCACCGCCATCCGGGCCATCAAGAAGGAAGACCCCAGCGGCCAGCTCGCCGGCAAGTACGACCTCAGCAGCCTGCGTCACCTGTTTGTGGCCGGCGAGCGGTGCGACCCCGCCACCTACGACTGGGCCGGCGCCACGCTGGGTGTGCCCGTGGTCGACCACTGGTGGCAGACCGAGTCGGGCTGGCCGATGCTGGCCACGCTGGTGGGTTTGCCCGATATGCCCGGGCCCCGCGCCGGCAGCGCCGGCCACCCCGTGCCCGGCTACGACGTGCAGATTCTCGACGAAGCCGGCCTGCCCGTGCCGCGCGGCACCACCGGCCTAGTGGCGGTGCGCCTGCCGCTGCCGCCCGGCTGCCTGCCCACCCTCTGGCACGACGACGCCCGTTTCCAGCGCAGCTACCTCGACACCTTCCCCGGCTACTACCTCAGCGGCGACGGCGGCTACCGCGACGCCGAGGGCTACCTCTACATCATGGGCCGGGTGGATGACGTGATGAACGTGGCCGGCCACCGCCTGAGCACCGGCGAGATGGAGGAGCTGCTGGCCGCCCATCCCGCCGTGGCCGAGTGCGCCGTGCTGGGCATTGCCTGCGAGCTGCGCGGCCAGGTGCCCGTGGGGCTGGTGGTGCTCAAAGACGGCCAGACCCTCCCCGAAACCCAACTGGAGCAGGAGCTGGTGCGCCTGATCCGGGAGCAGATTGGGGCGGTGGCCTGCTTCCGGCACGCGGCCGTGGTGGCGCGCCTGCCCAAAACCCGCTCCGGCAAAATCCTGCGCAAAACCCTGCGCCAGCTCGCCGACGGCGAAGACTGCCCCATCCCGTCCACCATCGACGACCCCGCCATCCTCGACGAAATCCGGGAGGTGCTGCGCCGAAGGCAGATAGGGCAGGCGTTTGAAAACCCAGCAGCTATAAGCTAA
- a CDS encoding zinc-dependent alcohol dehydrogenase, whose protein sequence is MLAMDYRGPKRVRAVQKPMPEIKHPQDAIVRVLRTCICGSDLHLYNGNVPDTRVGSTFGHEFVGEIVEIGADVTKVKVGDRVLVPFNIACGECHFCRQGMFGNCHESNTESTAVGAIFGYSHTAGGYNGGQAEYARVPYANVGPTIIPPDMDLDDAVLLTDVIPTGYQAAEMAGIQTGDTVVVFGAGPIGIVAARCAWLFGAGRVIIIDQEDYRLEFACNYSYCEAYNFKEMNDPVLFIKKITDWMGADCVIDAVGAEAAGNTMQTVTGRKLLLQAGSATALHWAINSVKKGGVVSIVGVYGPTDNLVPIGNMMNKGLTIRGNQTSVKRLLPRLIEHVQNGVLNPKALITHRIPLEDVADGYRMFSAKLDNCIKTVLMPPTANQ, encoded by the coding sequence ATGCTAGCCATGGACTACCGGGGCCCGAAAAGGGTCCGCGCCGTGCAAAAACCCATGCCGGAGATAAAGCACCCGCAGGATGCCATTGTACGCGTATTGCGCACCTGCATTTGCGGCTCCGACCTGCACCTCTACAACGGCAACGTGCCTGACACCCGCGTGGGCTCCACCTTCGGCCACGAGTTCGTGGGCGAAATCGTGGAAATCGGGGCCGATGTCACCAAAGTAAAAGTGGGCGACCGGGTACTGGTGCCCTTCAACATTGCCTGCGGCGAGTGCCACTTCTGCCGCCAAGGCATGTTCGGCAACTGCCACGAATCCAACACCGAATCGACGGCCGTAGGGGCCATTTTCGGCTACTCACACACGGCCGGCGGCTACAACGGCGGCCAAGCCGAATACGCCCGGGTGCCCTACGCCAACGTGGGGCCCACCATCATTCCGCCGGATATGGACCTCGACGACGCCGTGCTGCTCACCGACGTCATCCCGACCGGCTACCAGGCCGCCGAAATGGCCGGCATCCAGACCGGCGACACGGTGGTGGTATTTGGGGCAGGGCCGATTGGCATTGTGGCCGCCCGCTGCGCCTGGCTGTTTGGGGCCGGCCGCGTCATCATTATTGATCAGGAAGACTACCGCCTGGAGTTTGCCTGCAACTACTCCTACTGCGAGGCCTACAACTTCAAGGAAATGAACGACCCGGTGCTGTTCATCAAGAAAATCACCGACTGGATGGGCGCTGACTGCGTGATTGATGCCGTGGGCGCCGAGGCGGCCGGCAACACTATGCAGACCGTAACGGGCCGCAAGCTGCTGCTGCAGGCGGGCTCGGCTACGGCGCTACACTGGGCCATCAACTCCGTGAAGAAAGGCGGCGTGGTGAGCATCGTGGGCGTATATGGCCCTACAGACAACCTCGTGCCTATCGGCAACATGATGAATAAGGGCCTCACCATCCGGGGCAACCAGACTTCGGTGAAGCGCCTGCTGCCGCGCCTGATTGAGCACGTGCAGAACGGCGTGCTCAACCCCAAGGCGCTGATTACGCACCGCATCCCGCTGGAAGACGTGGCCGACGGCTACCGCATGTTCTCCGCCAAGCTGGACAACTGCATCAAAACCGTGCTGATGCCCCCCACCGCCAACCAGTAA
- the acs gene encoding acetate--CoA ligase: MPEAPVKHARIRTLEEYHDAYRRSTEDPEQFWADVAAPFTWRRKWNKVLHSDMATGHNEWFQGARLNITENCLDRHLATRGNKLAIIYEPNDTKTRHLRLTYRELHQEVCRFANVLHNNGVEKGDRVCIYMPMIPQLAIAVLACARIGAVHSVIFAGFSATAISDRVNDAQATVVLTADGLNRGAKQIPVKRVVDEALETCPGVRRVIVVEHLGWPVQMKDGRDVWYHEEAEGVAKTCPAEEMDAEDPLFILYTSGSTGKPKGVVHSTAGYMVWADYTFRNVFQVEENDIYWCTADIGWVTGHTYLLYGPLLAGSTSLMFEGIPTYPDAGRFWEVIDKHSVSIFYTAPTAIRSLMAAPLDNVLSYSLDSLRVLGSVGEPINEEAWYWYFQHVGKERCPIVDTWWQTETGGIMISALAGITPSKPTHAGLPLPGIQPVLLNQDGTEIEGNDQEGYLAIKHSWPGIIRTTYGDHDRAVQTYFAPYKGYYFTGDGARRDPDGLYRIIGRVDDVINVSGHRFGTAEIENAINQNHNVIESAVVAFPHDVKGQGIYAYVICRSGAVEKESDKAHIEASIIETIVAQIGKIAKPDKIQIVSGLPKTRSGKIMRRILRKVAEGEISSLGDTTTLLDPAVVDEIIEGRK, from the coding sequence ATGCCCGAAGCTCCCGTGAAACACGCCCGCATCCGTACCCTGGAAGAGTACCACGACGCCTACCGCCGCAGCACCGAAGACCCCGAGCAGTTCTGGGCCGATGTGGCCGCGCCCTTCACGTGGCGCCGCAAGTGGAACAAGGTGCTGCACTCCGATATGGCTACCGGCCACAACGAGTGGTTCCAGGGCGCCCGCCTCAACATCACCGAAAACTGCCTCGACCGGCACCTAGCCACGCGCGGCAACAAGCTGGCCATCATCTACGAGCCCAACGACACCAAGACCCGCCACCTGCGTCTCACCTACCGCGAGCTGCACCAGGAGGTCTGCCGCTTTGCCAACGTGCTGCACAACAACGGCGTGGAAAAAGGCGACCGGGTGTGCATCTACATGCCCATGATTCCGCAGCTGGCCATTGCGGTGCTGGCCTGCGCCCGCATCGGAGCAGTGCATTCCGTGATTTTTGCCGGCTTCTCGGCCACCGCTATTTCCGACCGGGTGAACGACGCCCAGGCCACCGTGGTGCTCACCGCCGACGGCCTCAACCGCGGTGCCAAGCAGATTCCAGTGAAGCGCGTGGTGGATGAGGCCCTGGAAACCTGCCCCGGCGTGCGCCGTGTGATTGTAGTGGAGCACCTGGGCTGGCCCGTGCAGATGAAGGACGGCCGCGACGTGTGGTACCACGAGGAAGCCGAGGGCGTGGCCAAAACCTGTCCCGCCGAGGAAATGGACGCCGAAGATCCGCTGTTCATTCTCTACACCTCGGGCAGCACCGGCAAGCCCAAGGGCGTGGTGCACAGCACCGCCGGCTACATGGTGTGGGCCGATTACACGTTCCGCAACGTGTTTCAGGTGGAAGAAAACGACATCTACTGGTGCACCGCCGACATCGGCTGGGTGACCGGCCACACCTACCTGCTCTACGGCCCGCTGCTGGCCGGCAGCACCTCGCTCATGTTCGAGGGCATCCCCACGTACCCCGACGCCGGCCGCTTCTGGGAAGTCATCGACAAGCACTCGGTCAGCATCTTCTACACCGCGCCCACGGCCATCCGCAGCCTGATGGCTGCTCCGCTGGATAACGTGCTCAGCTACTCCCTCGACTCGCTGCGGGTGCTGGGGTCGGTAGGGGAGCCCATCAACGAGGAAGCTTGGTACTGGTATTTCCAGCACGTGGGCAAAGAGCGCTGCCCCATTGTGGATACGTGGTGGCAGACCGAAACCGGCGGCATTATGATTTCGGCCTTGGCCGGCATCACGCCCAGCAAGCCCACCCACGCGGGCCTGCCGCTACCTGGGATCCAGCCCGTGCTCCTCAATCAGGATGGCACCGAAATCGAAGGCAACGACCAGGAAGGCTACCTCGCCATTAAGCACAGCTGGCCCGGCATCATCCGGACCACCTACGGCGACCATGACCGGGCCGTGCAAACCTACTTCGCGCCCTACAAAGGCTACTACTTCACCGGCGACGGCGCCCGTCGCGACCCCGACGGCCTCTACCGCATCATCGGCCGCGTCGACGACGTGATAAACGTGAGCGGCCACCGCTTCGGCACGGCCGAAATCGAAAACGCCATCAACCAGAATCACAACGTCATCGAGTCGGCGGTGGTGGCTTTCCCGCACGATGTGAAGGGCCAGGGCATCTACGCTTACGTCATCTGCCGCTCGGGGGCCGTGGAGAAGGAGTCCGATAAGGCACACATCGAAGCCAGCATCATCGAAACCATCGTGGCCCAGATCGGCAAAATCGCCAAGCCCGACAAGATTCAGATTGTATCGGGTTTGCCCAAAACCCGCTCCGGCAAAATCATGCGCCGCATCCTGCGCAAGGTGGCCGAGGGCGAAATCAGCAGCCTCGGCGACACCACCACGCTGCTCGACCCAGCTGTGGTCGACGAAATCATCGAAGGCCGCAAGTAA
- a CDS encoding response regulator transcription factor, with translation MPTAPHILIVDDEPNIVMSLEFLMRKSGYQVSIARNGTEALEAIDHTAFDVVLLDIMMPDVDGYQVCRHLRQRPDRTATRVVMLSAKSKEADVQKGYDAGADLYLPKPFSTRQLMEKVKSLLVVL, from the coding sequence ATGCCTACCGCCCCGCACATTCTCATTGTCGATGACGAGCCCAACATCGTCATGTCGCTGGAATTTCTGATGCGCAAAAGCGGCTACCAGGTCAGCATTGCCCGCAACGGCACCGAAGCCCTGGAGGCCATCGACCACACCGCCTTCGACGTGGTGCTGCTCGATATTATGATGCCCGACGTCGACGGCTACCAGGTGTGCCGCCACCTGCGCCAGCGCCCCGACCGCACCGCCACCCGCGTGGTGATGCTCTCGGCCAAAAGCAAGGAGGCCGACGTGCAGAAAGGCTACGACGCCGGCGCCGACCTCTACCTGCCCAAGCCCTTCAGCACCCGCCAGCTCATGGAAAAAGTAAAAAGCCTGCTCGTAGTGCTGTAA